The following are encoded together in the Coregonus clupeaformis isolate EN_2021a chromosome 24, ASM2061545v1, whole genome shotgun sequence genome:
- the LOC121537434 gene encoding CCAAT/enhancer-binding protein beta, with translation MEVAGFYDGDCFAFQSRNSIISPICDNSTCKQRIDGSMTELGIAEHEKAIDFSDYLDPAAAHCQQLATHNETQQRGGGVFASFLAEESRIKRLSSLQQNYRNYISLNERETSAHANPREPYVLGYPELQETRVDTVFSPEFLGNHFKTGERDELQEDRKMDNNGSSGYDMRYLHYQSTPSGSLGNISTASSSSSSPPATPATPGKGRSPLQGEKMSSGGKGKKRLEKDSEEYRQRRERNNLAVRKSRDKAKMRNTETQHKVLELAAENDRLQKRVEQLSRELATLRNLLSATGQC, from the coding sequence ATGGAAGTGGCCGGCTTCTACGACGGGGATTGCTTTGCTTTCCAGAGTAGAAACAGCATTATCAGTCCCATTTGCGACAACAGCACTTGCAAGCAGCGCATTGACGGCTCAATGACGGAGCTTGGCATAGCCGAGCACGAGAAAGCGATTGATTTCAGCGACTACTTGGATCCAGCTGCTGCGCACTGTCAACAACTGGCAACACATAACGAAACTCAGCAGAGAGGGGGAGGCGTATTCGCTAGTTTCCTTGCCGAGGAAAGCAGGATAAAGAGACTTTCATCATTACAGCAAAACTACAGAAACTACATCTCTCTCAACGAGCGTGAGACGAGTGCGCACGCCAACCCAAGGGAGCCATACGTCCTGGGTTATCCTGAACTGCAGGAGACCCGTGTGGACACCGTGTTCAGCCCCGAGTTTCTTGGGAACCACTTTAAAACCGGTGAAAGAGACGAGCTTCAAGAGGACCGAAAAATGGACAACAACGGTTCATCTGGCTATGACATGAGGTATCTTCATTACCAGTCGACTCCAAGTGGCAGCCTTGGTAACATTTCCACtgcgtcctcttcttcctcaagTCCACCGGCCACACCTGCCACGCCAGGTAAAGGCAGGTCGCCTTTGCAGGGCGAGAAAATGTCATCTGGTGGCAAGGGGAAGAAGCGACTGGAAAAGGACAGTGAGGAATATAGGCAGCGGCGGGAGAGAAACAACCTTGCGGTTAGAAAGAGCAGGGATAAAGCCAAAATGCGCAATACGGAGACGCAACACAAAGTGCTGGAACTGGCCGCAGAGAATGACCGTTTACAAAAACGCGTGGAGCAGCTGTCAAGAGAGCTTGCCACCCTGCGTAACTTGCTCTCTGCCACCGGTCAGTGTTAG